The following coding sequences are from one Parabacteroides pacaensis window:
- the cmk gene encoding (d)CMP kinase, whose translation MKKIIIAVDGYSSCGKSTMAKDLAKEIGYVYIDTGAMYRTVTLYCIQNGLFQGNEIDVSRLEKEMDKIDISLRFNPLTGRPDAYLKGVNVEKEIRSMEVANKVSLVSTLGFVRKALVAKQQKMGKAKGIVMDGRDIGTVVFPEAELKIFVTASPEIRAMRRVKELDTKGESASFEEVLENVKTRDQIDTTRKESPLRQADDAVVLDNSYLTIEEQKQWLLEQYHKVISKLDYES comes from the coding sequence ATGAAAAAAATTATAATTGCAGTAGATGGATATTCTTCCTGTGGAAAAAGTACCATGGCAAAAGATTTAGCAAAAGAGATAGGATATGTTTATATAGATACAGGTGCTATGTATCGCACAGTTACCTTATATTGTATTCAAAATGGCTTATTCCAAGGAAATGAAATAGATGTGTCCCGGTTGGAAAAAGAAATGGATAAGATAGATATTTCTTTACGTTTTAATCCGCTTACAGGAAGACCCGATGCTTATTTAAAAGGGGTAAATGTAGAAAAAGAAATACGAAGTATGGAGGTTGCTAATAAGGTAAGCTTGGTGAGCACTTTAGGGTTTGTTCGTAAAGCTTTAGTGGCAAAACAGCAGAAAATGGGTAAAGCCAAAGGAATTGTAATGGATGGCCGGGATATCGGCACAGTGGTTTTTCCGGAGGCGGAATTGAAGATTTTCGTCACCGCATCCCCCGAAATCCGGGCTATGCGGAGGGTAAAAGAGTTGGATACGAAAGGAGAATCGGCTTCCTTTGAAGAAGTTCTGGAAAATGTGAAAACCAGAGATCAAATCGATACTACCCGGAAAGAGAGCCCTTTACGTCAAGCCGATGATGCGGTAGTATTGGATAATTCTTATCTTACCATAGAGGAACAAAAGCAATGGTTACTTGAGCAATACCATAAAGTCATTTCTAAATTGGACTATGAAAGTTGA
- a CDS encoding energy transducer TonB, giving the protein MEIKKSPKADLENRKTLSLLMGYVVALAILFVAFEWSTRDIQVAKDEGVGDIIAEEEIEITRPEDVPPPLPPPPTPIVVDELNVVEDDIEVADAEIMSSDDSQDAAQVQNYTPPAVVEEEEEDSNHVFAVVEEMPEFPGGETALMQYINKGIKYPVIAQENGIQGRVVVSFVINKDGKVVEAQVMRGVDPSLDKEALRVIGTLPAWKPGKQRGKPVRVKYTVPVLFRLQ; this is encoded by the coding sequence ATGGAAATCAAAAAATCGCCGAAAGCGGACTTGGAAAATAGAAAAACACTATCTCTATTGATGGGATATGTAGTTGCTCTAGCCATTCTGTTCGTGGCTTTCGAATGGAGTACTCGCGATATTCAGGTTGCCAAAGATGAAGGGGTAGGTGACATTATCGCAGAAGAAGAAATTGAAATTACACGGCCAGAGGATGTTCCTCCTCCTCTACCACCTCCTCCAACTCCTATTGTTGTGGACGAATTAAATGTGGTTGAGGATGATATTGAAGTAGCTGATGCCGAGATTATGTCGTCAGATGATAGTCAGGATGCTGCTCAAGTTCAAAATTACACCCCACCTGCTGTAGTAGAAGAAGAGGAAGAAGATTCCAATCATGTTTTTGCTGTAGTAGAAGAAATGCCGGAATTTCCCGGTGGTGAGACTGCCTTGATGCAATACATAAATAAAGGTATAAAATATCCTGTCATCGCTCAGGAAAATGGTATACAAGGTCGTGTTGTGGTATCTTTCGTTATTAATAAAGACGGAAAAGTGGTTGAGGCTCAAGTTATGCGTGGGGTAGACCCTTCACTCGATAAAGAGGCACTTCGTGTAATCGGTACTCTTCCTGCGTGGAAGCCTGGTAAACAAAGAGGGAAACCTGTTCGTGTTAAATATACAGTACCTGTACTTTTCAGATTACAATAG
- a CDS encoding polyprenyl synthetase family protein: MFSFTSIHQQIESEIKSLHFTYPPKSLYDPIEYILSLGGKRLRPCLTLMACNLYTDNLNNAIRPALGWEVFHNFTLLHDDLMDKADRRRKKPTVHKVWNENTAILSGDAMLITAYQLIGQTESEYLKEILDLFTGTALEICGGQQFDMEFENREEVTEEEYLEMIRLKTAVLIGACLKTGAILAHAPAKDAINLYLFGVHIGLAFQLQDDLLDVYGDPATFGKNIGGDIICNKKTFLLINALKRANSQQKEILKQWMEKTVFEPNQKITAFTKIYNDLEVKELTKKKIENYYEQAIFYLNSVSVEPQKLKVLTEVANQLMGRQY; the protein is encoded by the coding sequence ATGTTTTCATTTACTTCCATCCATCAACAAATAGAAAGTGAAATTAAATCTCTTCACTTTACTTATCCTCCTAAAAGTTTATATGATCCTATTGAATATATTCTTTCATTAGGTGGCAAACGTCTCCGGCCCTGTCTTACATTAATGGCTTGCAATTTATATACCGACAATCTTAATAATGCAATTCGGCCGGCATTAGGTTGGGAAGTCTTTCATAATTTCACCTTACTTCATGACGATTTAATGGATAAAGCAGACAGAAGAAGAAAAAAACCGACCGTTCATAAAGTATGGAATGAGAACACGGCTATTCTGTCGGGAGATGCGATGCTTATTACAGCCTACCAGCTTATCGGCCAAACGGAATCCGAGTATTTAAAAGAAATTTTGGACTTATTCACCGGAACTGCCTTGGAAATATGCGGAGGTCAACAGTTTGATATGGAATTTGAAAACCGGGAAGAAGTAACAGAGGAAGAATATTTAGAGATGATCCGGTTAAAAACAGCCGTTCTTATAGGAGCTTGTCTTAAAACAGGAGCTATTCTTGCCCATGCTCCGGCAAAAGACGCCATCAATTTATATCTTTTCGGGGTTCATATAGGGTTGGCATTCCAATTGCAAGATGACTTGTTAGACGTCTATGGGGATCCGGCTACCTTCGGAAAAAATATAGGAGGAGATATAATATGTAACAAAAAGACTTTTCTTCTTATCAATGCGCTCAAAAGAGCGAATTCCCAACAAAAAGAAATCTTAAAACAATGGATGGAAAAAACAGTTTTTGAACCCAATCAAAAAATTACCGCCTTTACTAAAATATATAACGATTTAGAAGTTAAAGAATTAACGAAGAAAAAAATAGAAAACTATTACGAGCAAGCTATTTTCTACCTCAACAGTGTAAGTGTTGAGCCCCAAAAGCTGAAAGTTTTAACCGAAGTTGCTAATCAATTAATGGGTAGACAATATTAA
- a CDS encoding TatD family hydrolase, which produces MKLIDTHNHLYLEEFDPQQDELVEIAKESGIEKIFLPNVDLTTVERLHTLCDKYPDFAYPMMGLHPTSVEKDYIKILGEIETFLNKHSYYAIGEIGLDLYWDKTFLKEQIEAFEEQLKWSIAYDLPVVIHNREAFSYTLESIYKTGANKLRGIFHSFTGTQNELAEIEKLPNFKIGINGVITFKNSRLSETLSQTKLDKIVLETDAPYLAPVPYRGKRNEPHYICKTAEKVAETFSVSLEEVVQITRNNALQVFQSANKLI; this is translated from the coding sequence ATGAAATTAATAGATACCCACAATCATCTTTATTTAGAAGAATTTGATCCTCAACAGGATGAGTTGGTAGAAATTGCAAAAGAGTCTGGAATAGAAAAAATATTTTTGCCGAATGTAGACCTGACTACTGTGGAGAGATTACATACTTTATGTGATAAATATCCGGATTTTGCTTATCCGATGATGGGGCTACATCCTACCAGTGTAGAAAAAGATTATATAAAAATACTCGGCGAAATAGAAACGTTTCTAAATAAGCATTCCTATTATGCCATTGGAGAGATCGGATTAGACTTATATTGGGATAAAACGTTCTTAAAAGAACAGATAGAAGCTTTTGAAGAACAATTAAAATGGAGCATTGCGTATGATTTACCTGTAGTGATCCATAATAGAGAAGCTTTCTCTTATACTTTAGAAAGTATTTATAAAACGGGAGCAAATAAACTCAGAGGCATTTTTCATAGTTTTACAGGCACACAAAATGAATTGGCTGAAATAGAAAAATTACCCAACTTTAAAATTGGCATCAACGGAGTAATTACGTTCAAAAACTCACGACTTTCGGAAACATTGAGCCAAACCAAGCTGGATAAAATTGTATTAGAAACAGATGCACCCTATTTAGCGCCCGTACCTTACCGGGGAAAAAGAAATGAGCCTCACTACATTTGTAAAACGGCAGAAAAAGTAGCAGAAACCTTTTCAGTGTCTCTGGAAGAAGTAGTTCAGATAACTAGAAATAATGCATTACAGGTGTTTCAAAGCGCTAATAAGTTAATTTAG
- a CDS encoding MotA/TolQ/ExbB proton channel family protein — protein sequence MKKLFAINAIVGICTLGMSTMAYAQEAATPAVEGGIHQALKTKFIEGGADFMSLVAIALIFGLAFCLERIIYLNLAETNSTKLLKDIEDALDKGDVEGAKAIARNTRGPIASIAYQGLMRLDQGVDVVEKSIVAYGGVQAGLLEKNMSWITLFIAMAPSLGFLGTVVGMVMSFDRIQQVGDISPTVVAGGMKVALITTIGGLVVALILQLFYNYLLSKLEAILNKMEDASISLVDMAIKYDIKYKK from the coding sequence ATGAAAAAGTTATTTGCTATTAATGCAATTGTGGGTATTTGCACCCTGGGAATGTCAACAATGGCTTATGCGCAGGAAGCTGCAACACCTGCCGTTGAAGGAGGTATTCATCAAGCACTTAAAACAAAATTCATCGAAGGTGGAGCAGACTTTATGAGTCTGGTTGCTATCGCTCTTATCTTTGGTCTTGCTTTCTGCTTGGAAAGAATTATCTACTTGAATCTAGCCGAAACAAATTCAACAAAACTTTTGAAAGATATCGAAGATGCGTTGGATAAAGGGGATGTTGAAGGCGCAAAAGCTATCGCTCGTAACACAAGAGGCCCTATCGCATCAATCGCTTACCAAGGATTGATGAGATTAGATCAAGGTGTTGACGTAGTTGAAAAGTCTATTGTTGCTTACGGAGGTGTACAAGCAGGTCTTTTGGAAAAAAACATGTCTTGGATTACCTTATTTATTGCAATGGCTCCGTCTCTCGGATTCTTAGGTACAGTAGTAGGTATGGTAATGTCTTTTGATAGAATCCAACAAGTAGGTGATATCAGCCCGACGGTTGTTGCCGGTGGTATGAAAGTGGCCTTGATTACAACTATTGGTGGTCTTGTGGTAGCATTGATTCTTCAATTGTTCTACAACTATCTGTTAAGCAAATTGGAAGCTATTTTGAATAAGATGGAAGATGCTTCAATTTCTTTAGTAGATATGGCTATCAAATATGACATCAAATACAAAAAATAA
- a CDS encoding ExbD/TolR family protein → MARKKRKVPAMNATSSADIAFMLLIFFLITTSMDTDKGLARRLPPPVPKDQKEQVDINKRNLLTVMINSFGQVLANGEEIPLAQLKDKAKEFIDNPYNDVHLPEKTEEDVPYFGRVMINNKHVISLQNDRMTNYQAYISVQNELAKAYNELRNDLSKKKFGKVFDELDEDQQKAVIKIYPQKISEAEPRNYGGKK, encoded by the coding sequence ATGGCTAGAAAGAAAAGAAAAGTCCCTGCAATGAATGCGACTTCCTCTGCCGACATCGCTTTTATGTTGCTTATTTTCTTCCTTATTACCACATCTATGGATACGGATAAAGGTTTGGCAAGACGTTTGCCGCCTCCTGTACCCAAAGATCAAAAGGAACAAGTAGATATTAATAAGAGGAACCTCCTTACTGTTATGATTAACAGTTTTGGCCAGGTATTGGCAAACGGAGAAGAAATTCCTCTTGCGCAACTAAAAGACAAGGCGAAAGAATTCATTGATAATCCATACAATGATGTACATTTGCCTGAAAAGACAGAAGAAGACGTACCGTATTTCGGGAGAGTAATGATAAATAACAAGCATGTTATTTCTTTACAAAATGACCGTATGACGAATTACCAAGCTTATATTTCCGTTCAAAATGAGCTTGCAAAAGCTTACAATGAACTGAGAAATGATTTATCTAAAAAGAAATTCGGTAAAGTATTTGATGAACTGGATGAAGATCAACAAAAGGCTGTGATAAAAATTTATCCTCAAAAGATATCGGAAGCAGAGCCTAGAAATTATGGAGGGAAAAAGTAA
- a CDS encoding ExbD/TolR family protein, translating to MGKFNGDGKREMPELNTSSLPDLVFAFLFFIMMVTSMREVTMMVKVTTPNATELQKLEKKSLVTFIYVGEPTQQYRAKMGSETRIQLNDQISDVDEIQDYIAQEKSSMKEDEAPFMTVSIKADVDTKMGIISDVKQALREAYALKISYSARSGGNTE from the coding sequence ATGGGAAAATTTAATGGCGATGGAAAAAGAGAAATGCCGGAGTTAAATACCTCTTCATTACCTGACCTTGTATTTGCATTCTTATTCTTCATCATGATGGTAACATCTATGCGTGAAGTAACAATGATGGTAAAGGTAACTACTCCTAATGCAACTGAACTTCAAAAATTGGAAAAAAAATCGTTGGTAACTTTCATTTATGTAGGGGAACCAACCCAACAGTATCGCGCCAAGATGGGTTCGGAAACACGAATCCAGTTGAATGATCAAATTTCAGATGTAGATGAAATCCAGGACTATATTGCCCAGGAAAAATCAAGTATGAAAGAAGACGAGGCTCCTTTTATGACTGTTTCCATTAAAGCGGATGTGGATACCAAAATGGGTATTATCTCCGATGTGAAACAAGCCTTACGTGAAGCTTATGCTTTAAAGATCAGCTACTCGGCTCGCTCTGGCGGAAATACAGAGTAA
- a CDS encoding GNAT family N-acetyltransferase, with protein MIEFIKIENVEDLLLSKVKSTYESSFPVCERRDFIDVTNLLKTEDRFVINAIMQDKQYVGFLTSWNFEHFTYIEHFAIDNNARNGGIGGKALLHFLEMSNRPVVLEVEKPEEDISKRRIGFYERLGFLLNQNPYQQPPYRKGEKWLDLFLMSYGDIDLKKEYENVKFNLYAHVYNVQ; from the coding sequence ATGATCGAGTTTATTAAAATTGAAAATGTCGAGGACTTATTGTTGAGTAAAGTAAAATCTACTTATGAATCTTCTTTCCCTGTTTGTGAACGGCGTGATTTTATAGATGTGACGAATTTATTAAAGACGGAAGACCGTTTTGTCATAAATGCCATCATGCAAGATAAGCAATATGTGGGCTTTCTTACCTCTTGGAACTTTGAACATTTTACTTATATAGAGCATTTCGCTATAGACAACAATGCCCGTAACGGAGGAATCGGAGGAAAGGCTTTGCTACACTTTTTAGAAATGTCTAACCGCCCGGTTGTGTTGGAAGTAGAAAAGCCTGAAGAGGATATAAGTAAACGGAGAATCGGTTTCTATGAACGACTGGGATTTCTGTTGAATCAGAATCCGTATCAACAGCCTCCGTATAGGAAAGGAGAAAAATGGTTGGATCTATTTCTGATGTCGTATGGCGATATTGATTTAAAGAAAGAATATGAAAATGTAAAGTTTAACTTATATGCACATGTATATAACGTACAATGA
- a CDS encoding Lrp/AsnC family transcriptional regulator has protein sequence MTHHQLDELDEKILKLIIGNARMPFLEVARECNVSGAAIHQRIQKLTNLGVIKGSEFIVDNVKVGYETCAYVGLYLKSPGQFPSVTEALKTIPEVVECHYTTGQYDLFIKIYAKNNQHLLSIIHNKLQPLGLARTESLISFKEAFKRQIPIDLSEDEEQ, from the coding sequence ATGACACACCATCAATTGGATGAATTAGATGAGAAAATTCTCAAACTTATCATTGGAAATGCCCGTATGCCTTTTCTGGAAGTAGCAAGAGAATGTAATGTTTCCGGAGCGGCCATTCATCAACGGATTCAAAAGTTAACGAACTTAGGAGTTATAAAAGGTTCTGAATTTATTGTAGACAATGTAAAAGTAGGATATGAAACTTGTGCTTATGTAGGACTCTATCTTAAATCACCGGGCCAATTTCCCAGTGTTACAGAAGCATTAAAAACAATTCCTGAAGTAGTAGAATGTCATTACACTACCGGACAATACGATTTATTCATTAAGATCTATGCAAAGAATAATCAGCACCTGCTTAGCATTATCCATAATAAGCTCCAGCCTCTAGGATTGGCTCGGACAGAATCTCTCATATCCTTTAAAGAAGCATTCAAAAGACAGATACCTATTGATTTAAGTGAAGATGAAGAACAATGA
- the asnS gene encoding asparagine--tRNA ligase yields METIKRTKIVDLLKSDAFGSKVNVKGWVRTRRGSKQVNFIALNDGSTIHNVQIVVDIEKLGEEYLKPITTGACISVNGILVESQGKGQKVEVQATEIEIYGSADPNTYPLQKKGHSLEFLREIAHLRPRTNTFGAVFRIRHNMAIAIHKFFHERGFFYFHTPIITASDCEGAGQMFQVTTLNLYDLKKDEKGSIIYEDDFFGKQASLTVSGQLEGELAAMALGAIYTFGPTFRAENSNTPRHLAEFWMIEPEVAFNEIEENMQLAEDFVKYCVQWALDNCTEDIQFLNDMFDKDLINRLHFVVDHNFIRLPYTEGIKILEEAIAKGRKFEFPIFWGADLASEHERYLVEDHFKCPVILTDYPKEIKAFYMKQNEDGKTVRAMDVLFPKIGEIIGGSQREESYDKLCARAKEMGVPEKDIWWYLDTRRFGTAPHSGFGLGFERLLLFVTGMANIRDVIPFPRTPKNADF; encoded by the coding sequence ATGGAAACAATAAAAAGAACAAAAATTGTAGATTTGCTGAAAAGCGATGCTTTTGGCTCAAAAGTAAATGTGAAGGGTTGGGTACGTACTCGTAGAGGTAGTAAACAAGTTAATTTTATCGCATTAAATGATGGCTCTACAATTCATAATGTTCAAATCGTTGTAGATATTGAAAAATTAGGGGAGGAATACTTAAAACCCATTACAACAGGTGCTTGTATTAGTGTAAATGGTATTTTGGTAGAATCCCAGGGAAAAGGACAAAAAGTAGAGGTACAAGCTACGGAAATTGAAATTTATGGTAGTGCAGATCCTAATACTTATCCTTTGCAAAAGAAAGGCCATTCTTTAGAATTTCTTCGGGAGATAGCTCATTTGCGTCCTCGTACAAACACTTTTGGTGCAGTATTCCGGATCCGTCATAATATGGCGATTGCTATCCATAAATTTTTTCATGAAAGAGGATTCTTTTATTTTCATACTCCTATTATTACTGCTTCTGATTGTGAAGGGGCTGGTCAAATGTTCCAGGTTACTACTTTGAACCTGTATGACTTGAAAAAAGATGAAAAGGGATCTATTATTTATGAAGACGATTTTTTTGGAAAGCAAGCAAGCTTGACAGTTTCAGGACAATTAGAAGGGGAATTGGCTGCTATGGCTTTGGGTGCCATCTATACATTTGGCCCTACTTTCCGGGCAGAAAATTCTAATACACCACGTCATTTAGCTGAGTTTTGGATGATTGAACCTGAGGTTGCCTTTAATGAAATTGAAGAAAATATGCAACTGGCGGAAGACTTTGTCAAATATTGTGTTCAATGGGCATTGGATAATTGCACGGAAGATATCCAATTTCTGAATGATATGTTTGATAAGGACTTGATCAATCGCTTACACTTTGTTGTAGACCATAATTTTATTCGTTTACCTTATACGGAAGGAATTAAAATTTTGGAAGAAGCGATAGCTAAAGGTCGTAAGTTTGAATTTCCTATATTCTGGGGAGCCGATCTGGCTTCTGAACATGAACGTTATTTAGTGGAAGATCATTTTAAATGTCCTGTCATTTTAACAGATTATCCGAAAGAAATTAAGGCTTTCTATATGAAGCAAAATGAGGATGGAAAGACAGTACGTGCAATGGATGTGTTATTCCCTAAAATCGGAGAAATTATCGGAGGGTCTCAACGGGAAGAAAGCTATGATAAGTTGTGTGCCCGAGCTAAAGAGATGGGAGTACCGGAAAAAGATATTTGGTGGTATTTAGATACTCGTCGTTTTGGTACAGCTCCTCACTCTGGTTTTGGCTTGGGTTTTGAACGATTATTGTTGTTCGTAACAGGAATGGCGAATATTCGGGATGTCATACCTTTCCCTCGTACACCGAAAAATGCGGATTTCTAA
- a CDS encoding pseudouridine synthase, which produces MNTEDRDESRPRKIIPSIGRRENTDQQGERRPYNQNYNRSEGGNYERKPYNRNDGGNRTYGSSYNRSNNGYDNNRSYNRGGNYGNREGGYGNQNGYGNRDGGYNNREGGYNRPAGNRSYGNNNYGGGNTYNRPRPNYDARPARPYKPAVTGDGADGSEDMGAGLKKRRPRVGDTRVNSYDNTGRNTGNRPSYGNNRPQQYGGGNRRPGGNNRRTPDYNPNAKYNFQKQLKYKEVLADPNEPIRLNKYLANAGVCSRREADEYIQAGVVKVNDVVITELGTKITRSDKVTFHDQPVKIEGKIYIVLNKPKNCVTTSDDPQERLTVMDLVKNACQERIYPVGRLDRNTTGVLLLTNDGDLASKLTHPSFKKKKIYHVWLDKAVAIEDMEKIANGLELEDGEIHADAISYASPDDKSQVGIEIHSGRNRIVRRIFESLGYHVIKLDRVYFAGLTKKNLPRGKWRYLNEREVNALRMGAFE; this is translated from the coding sequence ATGAACACAGAAGACAGAGACGAATCTCGTCCGAGAAAGATTATCCCTAGTATCGGAAGAAGGGAAAACACGGACCAACAAGGTGAAAGAAGACCTTACAACCAGAACTATAATCGTTCTGAAGGTGGAAACTATGAGCGAAAACCCTATAACCGTAATGACGGGGGGAACAGAACGTATGGATCATCGTATAATCGTTCTAATAATGGATACGATAATAACAGATCCTATAACAGAGGTGGAAATTATGGAAACCGGGAAGGTGGATATGGCAATCAAAACGGTTATGGTAATCGGGATGGTGGCTATAATAACCGGGAAGGTGGATATAATCGTCCTGCAGGAAATCGTTCTTATGGAAATAATAATTATGGCGGGGGAAATACTTACAATAGACCGCGCCCTAACTATGATGCACGTCCGGCAAGACCTTACAAACCTGCTGTTACTGGCGATGGGGCCGATGGCTCTGAAGACATGGGGGCAGGACTCAAGAAAAGACGTCCTCGTGTAGGAGATACCCGGGTAAATAGCTATGATAACACGGGACGTAATACGGGAAATAGACCTTCGTATGGAAATAATCGTCCGCAACAATATGGGGGAGGTAATAGAAGACCAGGCGGAAATAACCGCCGGACTCCGGATTATAACCCGAATGCGAAGTACAATTTCCAGAAGCAATTGAAGTACAAAGAAGTACTTGCTGATCCTAACGAACCTATCCGGTTAAATAAATATTTAGCAAATGCAGGAGTTTGTTCACGTCGCGAGGCTGACGAGTATATACAGGCTGGAGTAGTAAAAGTAAATGATGTTGTCATTACGGAGTTAGGTACTAAGATTACCCGTTCCGATAAAGTTACTTTCCATGATCAGCCGGTAAAAATCGAAGGAAAGATTTATATTGTATTGAATAAACCGAAGAATTGTGTAACTACTTCTGATGATCCCCAGGAACGACTTACTGTTATGGATTTAGTAAAGAATGCCTGTCAGGAGCGTATCTATCCGGTAGGTCGGTTGGATAGAAACACAACAGGCGTGCTTCTTTTAACCAATGATGGTGATTTGGCTTCTAAGCTAACGCATCCTTCTTTCAAGAAAAAGAAAATTTATCATGTTTGGTTGGATAAGGCGGTTGCTATTGAAGACATGGAAAAGATTGCTAATGGATTGGAATTGGAAGATGGTGAAATCCATGCGGATGCTATCAGTTATGCAAGTCCGGACGATAAATCACAAGTAGGAATTGAAATTCATTCCGGTCGTAACCGTATTGTTCGCCGTATATTCGAATCATTAGGTTACCATGTAATAAAATTAGACCGTGTATATTTTGCCGGGCTTACTAAAAAGAACTTACCCCGTGGTAAATGGCGTTATCTGAATGAAAGAGAGGTAAACGCACTACGGATGGGTGCTTTTGAATAA